The sequence AGTTAAAGGAAACCGGCAAACCTGTACGTCTGTTGATCGTGGATTCCCTGACCGCTCATTTCAGGGCAGAGTATGTGGGCCGGGGTACCCTGGCGGACCGGCAGCAAAAACTGAACAAACACATGCATGAACTGTTGAGGTTCGGTGACCTGCACAATGCTGCGGTGGTAGTGACCAACCAGGTCATGTCCAAACCGGATGCCTTCTTCGGTGACCCCACCAAACCTATCGGCGGTCATATCGTGGGCCATACTGCCACGTTCAGGCTATACCTGCGCAAATCCAAGGGTGAAAAGCGTATTGCCAGGCTGGTAGATTCGCCCTGTTTGCCTGAAGGTGAAGCAGTGTTCTCTGTGACCATGGAAGGACTGACAGATTGAAAGCAGTAATTGTTGATATTGACGGAACACTTACCGATGAGAGCAGGCGGCTTGACCTGGCCGCTGTTGCCGTCATCAGGAACCTGGATATTCCGGTAATACTGGCCAGTGGTAATGTGCTTTGCTTTGTAAAATGTGCCACAAAGCTCATCGGTACCTTTGATATTATGATAGCTGAGAACGGCGGCGTTATTTCGTCGGGTTTTGACGGTCCGGTTCATATAAAAGGAGATCGCCCGCGGTGTGCAGACGTTCTCGAGATGCTGCGCAGCCACTTCGAACTTGAGGAACTTGACGCTTCCTACCGGCTTTCAGATGTAGCATTGCGGAGAAATTTTGACGTTGAAGCAGCGAGGCATATCCTTACAGATGAAGGGATAGGGGACATGGAGCTGGTTGATACTGGTTTTGCCGTGCATATCAAATCCATGGATGTGAATAAAGGTACAGCATTGTTGGAAGTGGCAGCATTGATGGGACTGGATGCAGGGGATATTATGGCGATTGGGGATTCTGCCAATGATATTGAAATGTTGCAGGTAGCAGGCCTGGGTGTAGCTGTGGGAAATGCCAATCCTGCACTGAAAAATATTGCTGATATGGTTACATCAGGTAGATACGGTGCCGGCGTGGTAGAAGCACTGGAATATGCAAACAGCTCATCCTTTTGGTCATATTAACTTGAAAGGATAATGAATTTCTTTATGGAAGGAAAAAAAATCATCTGATAATGCCGGATAAATTAACGCGGAGATATTCCCTTCTCAACCTTCGTTTTGCTTTCCACTTCCACACGGCCTTTGGCCTTTGACAGGTTCTTGTCTACAACAACATAGTCCTTGATGGACCGAACCGAGTCAAAAGGTACAAGTACGAACTCGTCCTGCACAAAATATTTCTCTTTGTCGAGTGCAATATCAGGTTTGATCACCAGGTCTATGACTGTTCCGGTACGGACATCTATTACAAAGTTGTTGAGTACTCCAAGCGTGATTCCATCTGAACTCATTACCTGTTTATCCCTTAGATTCCTGGCAAATATTCTCGTCATTGTTATCTCTTCCAAATTTTACCGATAACCTATATAAGACTTCTGTTCTTTTTTGACCCCACCCTTGAATTGTGTCTCAAGCTGCTGGTAATATTCTTTTATCTGTTCTGTAATGGCGGGCCTTACTTTTTTAAGAGCTGTCCTGAAATCGTTCATCTGGACACATTTCGTATTGAAATCAGTTCGCATGGCCAATAAGACTGCCTCACGGCATATCGCTTCCAGGTCAGCACCTACATATCCTTCAGTTGCATCTGCAATCTCGCCCAGGTCAACATCTTCGGACATGGGTATATTTCGAGTGTGTATCCTGAGCACCTCCTCACGCCCATTCCGGTTGGGGGGTCCGATTAATACTGCCCTGTCAAACCGGCCTGAGCGTATCAGGGCAGGGTCTATCAGTTCGGGCCTGTTGGTGGCAGCTACAACAACCACATCCTTTAACACTTCAAGCCCGTCCAATTCTATCAACAACTGGTTAACTACCCGTTCCATGGCCTGGCTGCTCCCATCTGTTCCCCTGGTGGGCGCAAGCGCATCCAGTTCATCAAAGAAGATGATACACGGAGCCACCTGCCTGGCTTTTTTAAACACTTCCCGGATAGCTTTCTCGCTTTCCCCCATCCATTTTGAGAGTAGTTGCGGGCCCCTGATACTGATGAAATTTGCACTGGTCTCTGTGGCAACAGCTTTGGCAATGAGCGTCTTACCGGTGCCGGGCGGCCCGTAGAGCAACACTCCTTTTGGCGGCATGATACCCATTTCTTTAAATCGTTCGGGATGGCTCAATGGCCATTCAATGGTTTCCAGTATTTCCTGCCTGCTCTGTTTCAGGCCGCCAACCTCATTCCAGAGTACCGAGGGTACTTCAACCATGACCTCACGCATGGCTGAGGGTTCCACCTCCTTCAAGGCATTATCAAAATCAGATGCTGTAATTATCATTTCATTGAGCACTTCGAGTGGAATTTCCTGTTCAAGGTTGAATTTGGGCATATAACGCTGCAAGGTCTTCATTCCTGATTCTTTGCACAGGGCTGCTATATCTGCCCCTACAAATCCGTGGGTTAAGTTGGCCAATTCCTCGAGATTCACGTCCTCATGAAGAGGCATGTTCCTGGTATGTATCTGGAGTATTTCCAGCCGGTCATCCCGGTCAGGCACACCAATCTCGATCTCCCTATCAAAACGACCCGGACGGCGCAATGCCGGGTCAATGACATTTACTCTGTTTGTTGCACCAATGACCATTACCTGGCCACGGTCTTCAACTCCATCCATCATGGTTAGCAACTGGGCAACTACCCTGCGTTCCAATTCGCCGGTGGAATCAGCTCTCTTACTTGCAATAGCATCCAGTTCATCAAAAAATAATATACTCGGAGCGTTATTTGCCGCTTCTTCGAATTTTTCCCTTATTTTTTGTTCGCTCTCCCCATAGTGTTTACTCATGATCTCCGGCCCTGCAATAAAATAAAAATTAGCCCCGCTCTCATTGGCCACAGCCTTTGCTATCATGGTCTTACCAGTTCCCGGCGGCCCGTGCATCAATACACCCAGCGGTGGTTTGATACCTAATTGTTCGAACACTTCTGGATGTTTCAGGGGCAGTTCCATCATCTCACGCAGGCGCTGGATCTGGTCACTGAGTCCGCCAAGGTCTTCATATGATATTCCAGTGCCTACAATAGTATCGAAACCTTTGGCCGGTTTATCCCGTATCTCGATCTCGGTTTGTTCTTTTATGACCACTGCAACGTCTGGTTCTA comes from ANME-2 cluster archaeon and encodes:
- a CDS encoding CDC48 family AAA ATPase; translation: MDHNQLKVEKAYPLDSGKGIARIDPATVQKLQISVGDVVLLEGKKTTAARVWRAERQDWGKQIIRIDGTTRLNAGVGMGDHLNIAKTEPVVAKRVVLAPAEGEKIKLGGEVGNLVKRQMIKRPIVKGDIIPLLSSTTHPIFSQTGPGQAMYLIAVEVEPDVAVVIKEQTEIEIRDKPAKGFDTIVGTGISYEDLGGLSDQIQRLREMMELPLKHPEVFEQLGIKPPLGVLMHGPPGTGKTMIAKAVANESGANFYFIAGPEIMSKHYGESEQKIREKFEEAANNAPSILFFDELDAIASKRADSTGELERRVVAQLLTMMDGVEDRGQVMVIGATNRVNVIDPALRRPGRFDREIEIGVPDRDDRLEILQIHTRNMPLHEDVNLEELANLTHGFVGADIAALCKESGMKTLQRYMPKFNLEQEIPLEVLNEMIITASDFDNALKEVEPSAMREVMVEVPSVLWNEVGGLKQSRQEILETIEWPLSHPERFKEMGIMPPKGVLLYGPPGTGKTLIAKAVATETSANFISIRGPQLLSKWMGESEKAIREVFKKARQVAPCIIFFDELDALAPTRGTDGSSQAMERVVNQLLIELDGLEVLKDVVVVAATNRPELIDPALIRSGRFDRAVLIGPPNRNGREEVLRIHTRNIPMSEDVDLGEIADATEGYVGADLEAICREAVLLAMRTDFNTKCVQMNDFRTALKKVRPAITEQIKEYYQQLETQFKGGVKKEQKSYIGYR
- a CDS encoding phosphoglycolate phosphatase, with protein sequence MKAVIVDIDGTLTDESRRLDLAAVAVIRNLDIPVILASGNVLCFVKCATKLIGTFDIMIAENGGVISSGFDGPVHIKGDRPRCADVLEMLRSHFELEELDASYRLSDVALRRNFDVEAARHILTDEGIGDMELVDTGFAVHIKSMDVNKGTALLEVAALMGLDAGDIMAIGDSANDIEMLQVAGLGVAVGNANPALKNIADMVTSGRYGAGVVEALEYANSSSFWSY
- a CDS encoding PRC-barrel domain-containing protein, coding for MTRIFARNLRDKQVMSSDGITLGVLNNFVIDVRTGTVIDLVIKPDIALDKEKYFVQDEFVLVPFDSVRSIKDYVVVDKNLSKAKGRVEVESKTKVEKGISPR